The genomic window TGTGAAACCATatacaacaaaaccaaccgAGCATCAGATCAGACTTAAAATTGGCATTGCATCACCTTCTTCCTCCACAACAAAGTAAAACGAAACAGACAAACCGACTGATGATCATCTCAAGGTTAGGCATTATGTCATATTCTTTCTTTACAAAAACAGTAAACCCAGAGAAAACAGGCTCATGACTTCATAAACCTCGGATCAAAACCCACACCGACCAGAAAATCCAAAAAGCTAAATTCCATCAAGCACCTGccggctgttgttgctgctgtcttTGGGAAGCGGGACGTTTGATGTAGTCCTGGTTCTCAATCGTCACGCTCTTGGTCATGTGGTTGACCTTGTACACACCGACGAGTCGCGCCGCCAGTTCGAACATGTTGTTGCGGAGTGAAATGACGATGAATTGTGCGTTCTTGGTCCGCTCCTTGATGTAATTGGCAACGATAGAAACCTAATTTCAGGAGTTAGCGTGATTCTACTGGATCAAGTGGCAAGCCAAAGCAGCGATTGTGTACTTACGTTCCTGAAATCCAGCGCCGCATCGATTTCGTCCATGACATACAGCGGCGTTGGCTTGTAGTGATGCAGAGCAAAAACCAGCGCCAGACTGCTCAGCGTCTTCTCACCACCAGACAAGTTGCTAATGTTCTTCCACGATTTCTTGGGAGGCATCACGGAGAACAGAATACCCTCAGAGAAAGGATCCAGGGAGTCGACGAGCTCAAGCTCGGCGTTACCACCCATTGTGATCATTTGGTACATTTCCTTCAATCTGAGTGAGATGGCGCTGAAGCCCTCCATGAAGCCCTCGAGGCGAAGGCGTCGAAGGTCATCGCACCTCTTCTTGGCGGCGTCACGCTGCGACACCGCACTGTTCAGGTCGGAGGATCGTGCAGCATGTTCTTCGACACGACGCCGGTACTCAGCCAGGACACCGAGATCGACGTTTACGTTCTGTGTACGTTCCTCCAGGGTCGCGATCTCGCTCTTGAGGGTTTCCTTGTCCATGTCTGCAAGCTCATCCTTGGTGTAGCGAGGAATTTGCAGTGGCTCGGAACCATTAGCTCTGCGAGCAGGTGACGAAGGCGGCCCGTCCTTAACAGCCGTCCTGTCGGCCTCAGCCTCTTCATCATCTTGCTCAGCTGGAGCGTCTTCCATGGCGACGTCTTCCATAGCAACATCCTCATCACCGGCCACAGCAGCGGCAGTGCTTTCACCGGTGAGGTCGTTGATATCTTGCAGGACGAGTTTGGAGAGCTTGTCATCCCAGTAGCGAAGACGCTTTTCTGTGTCGCTGAGAACCTTCTGGTTTTCCTCGAGCTTATTGCGCATTTCAATCTCAGTCGCCCTTGTGGCATTGAGCTCGGCAGTCTTTTCGTCAAGCTCTGCCTTGAGTTCGGACagctccttcttcttgactTTGAGGGCTTCTTGCGCCTCCTCGACAGCTGAGCTGAGGCTTTCCGACTTGTCTCCCTGATTCTGAATCTCGTCATCCAGTGATTCCAGGTCACGCACTGCAGCCTGGAGATCTTTGGTTGCCTTGGCATGGTCCTTTGCAAGCTTGACCTTTTGCTTCTCTGCCTTGACTTTCTTGACTTCTGCGGTGGAAAGCTCCTCGTTGTGTGTCGCGATCTCTTCCTTTAGACTGTCGATCTTGGCACGTTGTGCCCGAAGCTTCTCTCCACCGACTTGCATAATCTTGTCTTGCAGGACCTTGATCTCCTCCTCGACGCTGGAGGTCTCACCGTACAGCTTTTCGACCTCCTTTTGAAGCTTTGCGATCTCCTTTTCCAGAACGGCAGCGCGGTTGTCATCCGTCTGAGACGGCTGGTGCTCTCTGCTCAGCTCCTCAATGCGTCGCTGGACATCCGCAAGATTCCTGGCGCCGCTGTCAATTTCGAGCTTCAACTTCTGCATCTTGGTATCGAACCGAGGAATCTCGTCCTTGAGCTCACGGAGGCGAGTTTCTAGACCTCTCTGGTACTCTTGGAACTCCTCGAATTTGGCTTCCAGTCCGTCGCGATCTCCTTCCAGCTTTGCAACTTGCTCCTTGGTGGTATCAGCAACTAGTTTAGATGACATCAGACCCTTCTTGACCGTTGTGCCACCACCAGACATGGTTCCAGACTTATCAATCAACTCGCCGTCGAGGGTCACAACGCGCCATCTCTTGGCGCCGTATGCAATGCGGTTTGCCTGAGTGAGGTCCTTGGCAACCAATGTGTCCTGGAGAGCGTGATAGAATGCAGGTCTGAACCGATCGTCCTTTGCCCTAATCAGATCAAACAGACGGGGGGCATCCTCTGGGGTCTGGATTGGAGATAGGTCTCGTGATCGGAGCTTGTCCAAGCAAATGAAATTACCACGGCCGAGGTTCGTCTTGCGGAGATATTCAATGCATTGCTGTCCGGCTTCGACTGTGTCGGTAACAAAATTGTCCAGAGCAGGGCATGCTGTGGAGATGGCCACGTCGTACTTTTGCTCGATTGTACCGAGGTTTCCTAGACGGCCATGGAAGCCGTCGATACGACCAGACTCCTTCATGCGCATCAGAGCAGTCAAGACATTGCCTTGAGTTTGTGTTTGTGCCAGGCTGGAGCGGGCCTCATCAGCCTTTTGCCTCGCGTTGGACACTTTAGCACGGATCTTGGGCTCCTGTCCGGCGAGATTCTTGAGTTCTTCCTCAATGTCGTGTGCCTCCTTCTCGAGGCCCGCCTTCTCGGCTAGACACTGCTTCAACTCCTTGGACTTGGCGACACGCTCTCCCTCAATTGTGGCGATCTTGGCTTCAAGCTCCTCTAGTGCAACAGCACCAGAGTTGGCCTTCTCTTTGAGGATTGTCAGCTCACTTTCAGCAACAGCAATAGCAGACTGTTTTTGGTTGATCTTTTCTTTCCAAGGCTCGAGTGACTTTTGTTTAACGGCAATCTTGTCGGAGAAGGCCTGAGTCTTGCCCTTGAGGCTGTCGCGGATCGTGGCcagttcctcctcctcctccttaaTACGCTCCTCCAAGGACTCGATATCGCGGCCATGGAGCTCAATCTCCTCGGTACATTTCTCAATCGTCTCCTCCCCTTCAGCAGCCGAATTCTCTGCGTTTGCAATGGTCTTCTCCAGCTTCTTCTGCTTGTCCGTCAGGAACTTCCTCTTCTCCTCAAACTTGACCCGCTCCTGGTCGAACTTGGCTAATTCTTTGGCCAAGACCTGGGCCTCCTTGTCTTGAGTCTCAAATTCCTTGCTGATCTTGCCATACGTTTTCTGGAGTTGTTTGATGATCTGCTCGCTTCCCTCATGCTTTTGCAGTTCGAGATCAAGCTGCGCCTGCTGCTGTGTGATTGCCTCCTCGGTGACAGCCAAGTTGTCATCAAGTTCACTGATGTATAGCTGATACAAGGCCGCCTGCTTAGACACAAGTTCATTTTCGTCACGGATGAACGCCAAagccttgttcttcttgtcttCAAGGCTGTGCTTTTCCTTCTCGACGTGTTGAACACGACCATTCTTCTCGGTGCAAATTTCGTTGAGCGTCTCAACCTCAGCTGCTGCCTCCTCAATAGGTGTCTTGTACTTGGAAGTACCAATGATGTCCTCCAGGTACTCCAGAAGCCCGTCCTCGTGCTCGTTACCGGCCTTTGGTTTCATCTGAGCAATGGACTCGACCTCACCCTGAAGAATCAGAAAACGCTTGTGATCCAGATCAACACCACGTTCTTTGAGCAGAGTTGTAACAGTTGTGAAGTTTGAAGTCTTATTGTTGATGTAGTATGTGCTTGAGTTGTTACGGAAGGCCTTTCGGGAGATGACCAGGTCAGAGTTGGGGATGACTTCATGTCCACCTCCGGGTAAATCCAAGACCTCACGAAAGTGGACTGCAACCTCGCAATGGTCTAGGTTCTGGTACTGCGCAGAGTTGTGAATCAAGGCAGAGAGTTTCCCCTGACGCATCTTGCTGGCACGGAAACCAAAGACGAAGAGGAGAGAATCGATGACATTAGACTTGCCAGAGCCGTTGGGACCGACCACGGAGGAAAAGGATGAGTGAAAAGGCCCGACCTCTTGTCTCCCGGCGTAACTCTTGAAGTTTGTCATAATGAGATAGGTGATCACTATCCGCGGTTTGGGGGTTGTATCCTCAATAATCGGTACCGTCAGGGTTCGTGACTTGAGCACAATATCCATGGGCTTCTCCAATATTGTGTCCATTGCCCGTATCGGCTTCACGGCTGCCAATGTTTCTTCGGAAGGCCGCCTTTTCTCGTTTATGCTGGTGCTGGTAATATCAGCCAGCGGCGATGCCGAGACCGTGGAGACATCTGGTGAGACCTTTGGTTTGGGCGTTTGTGTAGGCGTGGCCAAATGACTTGGCTCCAACTGGCTTGGCTCCGGTGTGGTCTCTGGCTCAACGGCTCGAGGTGCAGCACTCTTGCGCTTGCGCGGAGCGGCCTTCTTGGGCGGCGACTGCGGTTCAGTCACAGTCGCTACAGATTCGTCAGGGTTGAAGATTTGACTGGGCTCCTCGGGCGGCGCGAGGCTTTTCTTGGGACGACCGCGACGAGGGAGAGTACTCGATATGCTGGCAGTGGTCAATGTGCTGGCATCTGGATCAACTGTCCTGCGTCTGCTGCTAGCCGCGGTTGATTTGCGCGGGCTCCGCTTGGGTGCGGGTGTGAACTCCTCCTCGCTGTCCTCAGGCATTTTTGTAGTGTTTGCGATCTCGTCTTCATCTGATGAGTCCACAACGGCGGTACGTCGCGATGCCGCGGCGCGGCGACTAGGTCGGGCAGACATGTTGTACTGCTAATAAAAGTCCAAAAGAAAGTCGTGGATATAATCAGATGCACCAAGTCGGCTCGAAACAGACGAGAGTTATATGTTGGCGCACTCTGCGTTGGCTGCGCCCGCAGAGGGAAAATTGGTGATGGCGGCGTTGGACGTTTAATTGTTGCCCTGACCGATCCCCCGCTTTGTTGACTTGCACCTGGGCGCGCTGCCAAAGTAAACAAACAACCTGACAAGCCACTTGGCGGGCAGGCAAGGCGCCACTCGGATGTTGTCTGCCCCACCTCCCCATTCACGTGCTTTCGTGTTAATTGATCCTGGCCCCACAATAGCTCAGGAAGTGCACCTTGCCTGGCACGAGAAACCAGGGTACCCAAGGCCTGCATATCGTACCTGATGAAGTGAGGAACACGAATTGAGCTCGCGCCAGCATCGACATCCGAGGACACACACATCTCTACCCGCGCTCTACTATTCAGAGCTCAAAATGACTTCGATCGACTTCACACACTACGAGCAGGTCTTTCAGCCTGATCTCGAATCGCCATATGCGCCAGACCTGGTACGCGAGATAGAGTCTTACCGCAAGGGCTTCGGTGGCGTGCTCTTCGTTGACAAAGTTCTCAGCGCGTTGGGTGTCACAAAAGGTAAGCGCGTACTGAGTATATTAAACTCAATCGGTAAATTTTCTAACATCGTGTGTACTCCAGCCAAATCCTATCCCCCAAGAGGTGACAATGCGCTCCGCGAGCTTCACCAGAAGGTCTGCCAGAGCAAGTCAGCGGCTCAACAAAAGTTATCCGTCTTGTACTATCTCCTCCTCGACTTTGACGATATACTCGGAGTGAGATCCCGTCTCGCCGAAGAGTTTGCGGAAAAGAGTGGCGTGCCGGGGAAGTATCAGATCTTCATGAAGGGTTTATGGCACATGGATCGGCAACAGTTCCCGGTATGACGATCCCACCTTGATATATGCGACGCACCTGATCCTGCATGAACGATATCACTGATATATGCCTTATTCTTTTATCTACAGGTCGCACTCGAGTACTTGGCGCACCCCTCGCTTGTTCCCGAATTCGCTGACGATATCATTACCATCCTGGTGCGGCATGCGCGCGACGATGACTTTTCCTGGGCTCTTGCCTACTACCAGACGGTCAACCCAGTCCTCAAGACTCCAGAGGCGTTGGAACTATACTTTATCGCCCTTGCGCGGACCAGCGTGACTGAAGCACTCCTCTACTCCCGAACACACCCAGAGTCCGCAAGGCGTCTTTTCTTCGAGCAACTCGTTGCATCTGTACATGACGGCCCCAGCAGCGCAGGCTTGGCAGGACCTGGAAGTAGGGAGCAAAGGGCCAGAACACTTGCCAGCCTCCCGCTCGACCGCGATGAGGAGAGATGGCTGGACGAATACCTTACAGGACCAGAGGGCCGACGGCTAAAGAACGGAAGGGACACTTGGGTGATGAGAAAGATTGCGACTAACCGCATGTCTGAGTTGGGCGACGATAACCTCCGCGCCCACTTGGCAGCATTTGGTCGGCCCAGCGCTTTCTGATTTGTATTCTTTCGAGGTCTTGAGGTCCTTTTGGCGATCAGTTGTATATATCACCTGTTGCAACCTTATTGACCCTGCTGCATAGCGACGGCGTTTGGCTCGGACGGTTCTATCGCCTTGAATAGGTTTTGCTTCTATTTCCTCTCCTTTTGCAATATGTTGCATCCCTTGTCAGTCTACACCGATGCTTACCATGTCCCGGGTATAAGTGTCCATCGCCGCAGTAAGTTGCATATTGAGAATACCGGAGAAAACAAGCcaataaaaggaaaaagtGCTCCCCTACATTTGGCAGCAAGGACTCGACGAGTGCTTCTCTCATAGCTTTGAATCCGTGGAAATTGCTACGGTCTAATCGTATCAGTGATTCAGGGTCAGGGCCTGTGTTGTGACAGATTGGCCGGCAGCAGGTACCCGTTTGCTGATTTGACACGTTTTGTCGACCTAaatcatttttttttgtataaaAAAGTGCCATTATGATGCATTGGCAAATCAGATGAGGACTTCTTGCCTTGGTGCCACCTAGTTGTAATGGTGAACTGTAGAGCCAGCTTGGTTACCGTTTCAAACGCGCACAAGAAGTGCCATTGCCTATTTGGGAAAGGGGTATCACGTGTCAAAAGCCATGGCTTCCAGACTCCATCGACCAGGCATAGGACCCACTGGGTGCGACATGACAGTAGCTCAACTCGATTTGGCGCAACAGCTTGCAACTGAAGCTCTGCCTATCGGACAGGTGAGAGATCCTTTGCTGACCACAGTCTACTGCGGCCATCCATTGTTGTCTTGGATCTCCATTTTGTTGTtctaactttttttttcttcaaggCTACACTGGTATTCTTTCATTTTGTCATATCCTCGGTGTACACCTTATAATTCACCCAGAGGGCTCTAGTCTCTTTGCTGCATGGCAGCTCCCCTCGTCCCCCATTAAACGCCCTCTATTCTTTCCATTATGGCGCCCGCAAAATACAAAGACAAGGACGCCGGCGTTCTTCTATCCTTCAATGGCGCTTGGATCAGCTGGACGCATACAGTGATTGCATACTGTTCGTACAATTCCCATCACCCCGCGCACTCTGGCGTGCTCGCGCAACTCTCGGCTGACTCGGAAGTTTCCCCCTGCAAACAGCCGCCTTCATATTCGCACTCATCGTGGGCCTATCATTACATTACCACAAGATCGTCCAAAATGAGTGGTACGGCTACCCTCAAGAATGGTTTCCTTCGGTGTCGGCGACCATCGGCGACAAGTATCCCGAGCGATCCGTTTTTATGCTCCTGATCGCCATCACATCCGGTACGAACAAATTTATACCATATACAGGGGATCTGGGTGACAGACTGCTAGTTTCCGACTAGATGAGGAAGGCTTTGGAGATATGGACCACAGTGTTGACCACGCAGCTACGCATAGGCCCTCGTTTTGCGCTCGTCGGCCTCTGGTATCTCCTCACACGCCGCAATGGCCAGGCGCTTCCTAAGTTCGTTGCCATTACTGGCGTTGTACGAACTCTGACGTGTGGTGGCTGGACCTACATCACCTCGACGGATGACCATGACTGGCACGACATCCTCatgatttcgtacatcgtCGCTACGATCCCCTGGACGGCTGGTTGCATTGCCCTCAGCCCTCCCAACGCCAAGGCGATCAAGTACAGGAAGTACCTTTGCTCGGCTTTCTTTGGAACGCTAGTGCCGCTCATCTACTTTTTCATCCAGCACAAGGTCCACCGGGTTGCAGGAGGTGAGTTTGTCTTGCCTCTGCATTACAAAATGCTGCTCTCGCCTAGCAGAAGTCGCTAACCTTTCCCTAGCCTACACTATTTACGCCTTTTTTGAGTGGTCCCTGATCCTGTTTGACGTGGGTTTTGACGCTGTGACGGCTTTGGACTTTGACTCGTTTGAGCTCATCATCAAGGATGTACATGGTGCTAGCCAGGGGTACGTGAAATGGCTCCCTGCATAGTCTGGGGTGCTTTTTGGTGCAGTAATGGCGCAGAGAGTACCTTTCGACGCCTCAGATAAACAATCAAGCTTTGAAGGTCATGAGTCTAAACATGAATGTTATCTATAGTACCAACGTCTCTCCTCAGAAGGCTGCTGTTCTGGAGAAGGAGTAAGTTGTTCGCAAAATGCAGTGTAATTGGCGCCTATTTACGTGCTGACGTACCATCGCAGGAAGGAGAAGGCCACTGCCGGTCTCATGCATCAGAAGGTGACCCCATCGGGCATGCTTGATATTGCTGCTGATGTCTACCACGGCGTAAGTTGGTTTCTTTTGGCATGTCGACGCCGTACTGCAAATGGCCAAATGCTAACATGCACCAGTTTGTGTTCTGGTCAATTCTTACCAGCCTGGGGGTCACCATTTGGTGTAAGTGCTTCTTTCCCACCATGACTTGTACCAGGTAAGCCACTAACAAGCAAATAGACTTTCCCCTCTGGTATATGGGCATTTCCGGATACGAAGCCCTTGTCATGGTGTCGATTTCTCCGCTGTTGTTGGGTATCAGCCCCTTTAGGTGGTTGATCACTCGATTCCAGCGCTTCTTCCATCTCCTCTCTCTGACTGGACTTGTGGCATTTCTGATCAAGGATCCGATCCAGCGTCTATATGCCGTCGGGTTCGGTCTTGGGATGCAGTGTCTCGCCTGGGTCGCAACCTTGCACTCGGAATCTGTGCATGAGGGTCGCCTGGAGTTGCGCATCTTGTCCTGGGCCGTTGGTCTCATTCTTTCGAGCACGGTCAAGTTTGCCTGCCGTACACTCAACccaatctggcccatcatgcGGGCCGAGACTGGCGGCTGGAACTACACAGGTCTCTTCCTTGGCCTTATTGCCGCCTGGCGCTTCACTCGGAGGGGCCCTCTGAACCTGGACGGCGTCCAGATCAAGTCTGGCTCGTCGTTCCTTGCTGCTTGCAGCATCGGTGGTCTTTTCTTTGCCCTCCACTCGCTGTTGTCCGACACTAGCACGATGATTCTTTGGGTGTGGGACGGATACCCAATCCGCGGACCTACCTCCAACACCACTGCATTTTACACCATCTTCGCCATGACTGCAGGAGTCTTGATCGGTGCTTACAAGCCCGGCCTGGCTAGCCTGTGGACTTCTTACTTCATCGGCTGCGTTGGCGCTGGTATGGTAACGATATACCCTCACTGGAAGGGTTACTATGGAGCTCTTGCTCTGACAACCTACCTGATGGCTGTCGCCGTGCCTCTGCTGAGAGATGCGGCAAAACGCTCTCCTGGCCTGGTCTTTGGTCTCGGGTTCTTCATCTACAACTTCATGGTACTCTTCCACGTCTGGGTAGTTGCCTATGCATTCGTGCCCGGTGGCCCACTCGTGCGCGAGCACACTGACTGGGTCATGGCGTCGATGATGGTCCTGATCGGCTGCGGTGTGTTCAACTTGAACGCCGGCAAGGCCGCCAAGAAGTCCAAGGGTAAGAACGAGGCCCAGACATCGCGCAGCACGCTTCAGCACCGCAAGCACTACATCACGGTCCTTGGCGCTATCAACGTCGCGTTCCTGGTTGCCGCATACCTGCGCTTCCCGACCAACGACTACAAGCCGTACCACGCACCTGACAGGGTCATCACGGCAGGTATGTGGACCATCCACTTCGGACTTGACAATGACATGTGGAGTTCGGAGCGGCGAATGCGTGACCTCTTACGAGACGCCGAGCTCGATGTTATTGGCTTGGTCGAGTCAGACCAGCAGCGTATCATCATGGGCAACCGCGACTCGACCCAGTACCTCGCCGAGGATCTCGGCATGTACGTCGACTACGGCCCAGGGCCCAACAAGCACACCTGGGGCGCAGCGCTTCTCTCCAAGTTTCCCATTATCAACTCGACACATCACCTCCTTCCCAGTCCCGTGGGTGAACTGGCGCCGGCTATCCACGCGACGCTCGACGTGTATGGCACCATGGTGGACGTTTTCGTTTTCCACTCGGGTCAGGAGGAGGACCCAGAGGATCGTCGTCTGCAGTCTGAGTATATGCGCGAGCTGATGGGTTCGACCAACCGACCCTCGGTGCTTCTCAGCTACCTGGTTACACGGCCACTCGAGGGCAACTACAACACGTACGTCAGCGAGCAGTCGGGAATGCACGACGTGGACCCGACCGACTGGGACAGATGGTGCGAGTACATTCTGTTCAAGGGCCTCAAGCGCGTCGGCTATGCCCGCATCAGCCGCAGTACCATTACCGACACGGAGTTGCAGGTGGGCAAGTTTGTAGTGCCCGAGCCCGGTTCGGCCGAAGCCACGCGCGCTTGGGAGGTGGACGCGGAAGCGCGCAACAGCCGTGTCGAAGAATCCCAGGTGCCAGAGGGTTTGCGGTTCCCGGCGGTCTTCCGCGGCGAAGGCGTCAGGGGCCACCGGTACCACGTCTTTGACGAACCAAGGTATTTCAATTACTAAGAAGGCATCCGCTGTGGGATTTTTGAATTTGGTGTATGAGTAAGTACACCACGAACTTTCCTGCTAGTTCCACGCGGCTGGGTTCAGCCAGGTGCCGCTGTGCTCCACACATTGCCGAAAAAGCCGCGCGGTTTTGGTCCCGAGATGCAGGTCGGACCGGCAAGCAGCGGCCCCACTCGTTGTCTTTGTTCGCAATTTTTGTATACATCACCAAGGCGATATTTGtaatttttcttctcttttgttAGTAGTAGATGCGGAAAAATCAAATCGGGTATGAAACTTGAAAATATTATTTCTCATTCTTTTTATGTTGAAATTTCCCGATTGATCATTTATATACACAAATCAGGCCGAATTTTTACGAACAGATCGCCTTGTGTCGAACCAAGAAAACCGACTCGGCTCACGGAATAACATCCGCTGCACCTTACTCAGCACGGAAAATGCACATTTGGCCGCTCAGTTGGGGCAGGCTGAGGTAATGAGAATTGGCATGTGGGGAAGTTGACTCTGCAGattcttggcttttttttttctcgtctcCTCTGGTaatgccttggccgccattgGGACACCAGCCTTGACCAGCCTAGCCCAAGCCAGGAAGCCATTGTGTGCACTGGTCATGTGGCCCGAAAACCCCAAACAAGAGTGACGACATTTTGTTCGGCTCCCTACGGTGCATGTTTTGCGGGGTTAGCCCTTGACAAGCTGCATGCGACTTTCCCGATATGCTTTATTTGCATTACCCAGCTCGGTTTGACGCGGCCCAAGGCATTGCCAATTGAGGGAATGCTCGGTGTTTTCTTCTGGGATCAGGTGAATTTACCTAGTACTTTTAGTGAGGAAAAGGCCGCGTCCAAGTTGTCAGAGGGGGAAACTGTGGAATGCATTTCGTGATTGACGTATTAAATCTTTTTTATGGTCTGGTCTGGGGTTTCGTATTTGTTTGAATCGAATCACAAATCTAACGCATACCCTTTCCCCTATACTTCTGATTCCTTTTCTACTTTTTGTGACCCCGACTATCTCCTCTCAACTCCTTTCTGTCTCCATCTTGGCTTGGGAATATTGATTATTCTCGGCAGTAGGGTCGTACGCATACAATCATTTGACAGCAGTGTGTCTTGTCAACAGGAACACCGCTGCTAACTCTCAACGTGCATTTCAGCATGGAGAACCTTTGTACCTGGCTCGGCCTTTTGGCAGGAGCCGTATTCCTCTACGTGAGTTGGCGCAACTGCTGAATTTACCCAAAGAATCCGAGGAAACTAACGAGATGGGTGCGTCTCGCAGACATCATGCCTGGTAGTGTACAGGTTATACTTTCACCCTCTGGCAAAATACCCAGGACCATTCCTGGCTAGGATATCAGATGTCTACCAGCTTTACCATGCCTGGAGAGGAGACCGCCATCTTGAATTTTGGCGCATGCACCAAAAATACGGTATGTTGTGGTTCGCAGCAGTGTAACAGCTCCGTCGGGACTCATCTGGGGTTTTACAACATGACGGATCGACGGATCTAGTTGAGGTGGCACGCGGCTCACACGCTTTCCGTGCGTCTTCACAGGCAAGGTAGTTCGATTCGGGCCCAACTGCATCTCGGTCAACAGTGCCACGGCCCTCAAGGACGTCTACGGCTTCCGCGCCAATGTCCGCAAGGCCGAGTTCTACGACGCCTTTGTGCACCCGGCGCCCAACACGCACAACGCGCGCGACCGCGACCTTCACGCCCGCAAGCGCCGCGTCCTGTCGCACGCCTTCTCGGACAATGCCATCAAGCAGATGGAGCGCTACATCCTGGCCAACGAGCGCACCTTTTGCGCCGAGATTGGCCGCGGCGCCTCCCCCGACAGCAAGGGCTGGAGCACCCCTAAGAACATGTCGGACTGGTGCAACTACCTCGCCATGGACATCCTCGGTGACCTTGCTTTCGGAAAGGCCTTCCACATGCTTGAGAGCGAGGATAACCGCTACGCTTTGGACATGGTTGGTGCTGCGGCGCAGAGGCATTTAATTGTAAGCTTGGCCTAAAGTGTCTTGTAGTGGGGTGCGGGAGACAGAGATTTAGTGAGGCTAACATGGAAACAGTGCGGAACCATGCCTATCATCGACAAGCTCAGCCTCGACAAGGTTCTGTTCCCCAAGATCGCAGCCGGTCGTGCCAAGTACATGAAATACAGCCGCGCACAACTTACCGAGCGCACCAAGCTTGGCGACGAGACGGACCGCCGTGACTTCTTCTACCACCTGCTGCGCGCTCGCGACCCCGAGACCGGCCAGGGTTTCAGCACTCCCGAGCTCTGGGGAGAGTCCAACCTGCTGTAAGTTTAGCCGACCTTTGTCGTGTCCAAGTCTGCATCCAATAGCAACGTGCTAATCTGGCGCCATCTCGAAACTAGTATCATCGCCGGTTCCGACACCACCTCCACCGCCATGGCCGCCACTCTCTTCTACCTCTGCCGCAACCCCGCCGCTCTCGCTCGCGTGACCGAGGAGGTCCGTACCGCCTTCTCCAGCGTCGAGGACATCAAACAGGGTCCCCAGCTCAACGGACTGACCTACCTGCGCGCCTGCATCGACGAGGCCATGCGTCTGTCCCCATCGGTCGGCGGTATCCTGCCTCGCGAGGTCCTGGCCGGCGGCATCACGGTCGATGGCGAAACGCTGCCCGAGGGTACCGTCGTCGGCACTCCGCACTACGCCATCCACCACAACGAGGACTACTACCCCGACCCGTTTGCGTATGCGCCCGAGCGCTGGATCGCCGGCTCCGTCCT from Pyricularia oryzae 70-15 chromosome 4, whole genome shotgun sequence includes these protein-coding regions:
- a CDS encoding nuclear condensin complex subunit Smc4; this encodes MSARPSRRAAASRRTAVVDSSDEDEIANTTKMPEDSEEEFTPAPKRSPRKSTAASSRRRTVDPDASTLTTASISSTLPRRGRPKKSLAPPEEPSQIFNPDESVATVTEPQSPPKKAAPRKRKSAAPRAVEPETTPEPSQLEPSHLATPTQTPKPKVSPDVSTVSASPLADITSTSINEKRRPSEETLAAVKPIRAMDTILEKPMDIVLKSRTLTVPIIEDTTPKPRIVITYLIMTNFKSYAGRQEVGPFHSSFSSVVGPNGSGKSNVIDSLLFVFGFRASKMRQGKLSALIHNSAQYQNLDHCEVAVHFREVLDLPGGGHEVIPNSDLVISRKAFRNNSSTYYINNKTSNFTTVTTLLKERGVDLDHKRFLILQGEVESIAQMKPKAGNEHEDGLLEYLEDIIGTSKYKTPIEEAAAEVETLNEICTEKNGRVQHVEKEKHSLEDKKNKALAFIRDENELVSKQAALYQLYISELDDNLAVTEEAITQQQAQLDLELQKHEGSEQIIKQLQKTYGKISKEFETQDKEAQVLAKELAKFDQERVKFEEKRKFLTDKQKKLEKTIANAENSAAEGEETIEKCTEEIELHGRDIESLEERIKEEEEELATIRDSLKGKTQAFSDKIAVKQKSLEPWKEKINQKQSAIAVAESELTILKEKANSGAVALEELEAKIATIEGERVAKSKELKQCLAEKAGLEKEAHDIEEELKNLAGQEPKIRAKVSNARQKADEARSSLAQTQTQGNVLTALMRMKESGRIDGFHGRLGNLGTIEQKYDVAISTACPALDNFVTDTVEAGQQCIEYLRKTNLGRGNFICLDKLRSRDLSPIQTPEDAPRLFDLIRAKDDRFRPAFYHALQDTLVAKDLTQANRIAYGAKRWRVVTLDGELIDKSGTMSGGGTTVKKGLMSSKLVADTTKEQVAKLEGDRDGLEAKFEEFQEYQRGLETRLRELKDEIPRFDTKMQKLKLEIDSGARNLADVQRRIEELSREHQPSQTDDNRAAVLEKEIAKLQKEVEKLYGETSSVEEEIKVLQDKIMQVGGEKLRAQRAKIDSLKEEIATHNEELSTAEVKKVKAEKQKVKLAKDHAKATKDLQAAVRDLESLDDEIQNQGDKSESLSSAVEEAQEALKVKKKELSELKAELDEKTAELNATRATEIEMRNKLEENQKVLSDTEKRLRYWDDKLSKLVLQDINDLTGESTAAAVAGDEDVAMEDVAMEDAPAEQDDEEAEADRTAVKDGPPSSPARRANGSEPLQIPRYTKDELADMDKETLKSEIATLEERTQNVNVDLGVLAEYRRRVEEHAARSSDLNSAVSQRDAAKKRCDDLRRLRLEGFMEGFSAISLRLKEMYQMITMGGNAELELVDSLDPFSEGILFSVMPPKKSWKNISNLSGGEKTLSSLALVFALHHYKPTPLYVMDEIDAALDFRNVSIVANYIKERTKNAQFIVISLRNNMFELAARLVGVYKVNHMTKSVTIENQDYIKRPASQRQQQQQPAGA